GGGAGTTTGGGCAAGGTTTTAGTCACAGGTCAAAACTCATCACACATCTCAGAacacacacagaggaaaaacCCCATGTATGCCaggagtgtgggcaaggctttagTCAAAAGTCAAAACTTATCACCCACCAGAAGACACACAATGGAGAGAagtcccatgtttgtagggaatgtgggcgaggcttcaatctgaggtcaagtctcatcatacaccaaaggatacacacaggagagaagccctatgtttgtagggaatgtgggcgaggctttagtcagaggtcacatctcatcacacaccaaaggatacacacaggagagaagccccatgtttgttgGGAATGTGGGCGAAGCTTTAGTCAGAGGccaaatctcatcacacaccaaagtatacatacaggagagaagcgccacatttgtggggagtgtggtcgAGGCTTCACAAATAGGTCAGGTCTCATccaacaccagaggacacatacagggAAGAAGCctcatgtttgtggggagtgtgggcgaggcttcagagTTAGCGCAGATCTcgtcacacaccagaggacacatacaggggagaaaccccatgtttgtagggaatgtgggcgaggctttagtcagaggtcaagtctcatcatacaccaaaggatacacacaggagagaagccccatgtttgtggggagtgtgggcgaggcttcacaAATAGGTcaggtctcatcacacaccagaggacacatacaggggagaagccccatatttgtagggaatgtggtcgaggcttcagtcagaggtcaagtctcatcacacaccaaaggatacacacaggagagaagccccatgtttgtggggagtgtggtcgAGGCTTCACAGATAGGTCAGGTCTCaccagacaccagaggacacatacaggggagaagccctatgtttgtagggaatgtgggcgaggcttcattCAGAGGTTatatctcatcacacaccaaaggatacacacaggagagaagcctcatGTTTGTGGGGAATGTGGCCGAGGCTTCACAGATAGGTCaggtctcatcaaacaccagaggacacatacaggagagaagccccatgtttgcagggctTCAGTTgtaggtcacatctcatcagacaccaaatgatacacaggagagaagccccatgtttgtagggaatgtgagcgaggcttcagtcagaggccAAATCTtgtcacacaccagaggacacacacagggtagaagcccatgtttgtagggaatgtggatGAGGCTTCAGTCAGCGGTCATATCTCaacacacaccaaaggatacacaggagagaagccccatgtttgtggggagtgtgagCAAGGCTTCAGGCATACGTCAGGTCTTATCAAACACCAGTGGACAcgtacaggagagaagccccatgtttgtaagGAATGTGGAGAGGCTTCAGAGATAGGTcaggtctcatcacacaccaaaggatacgcACAGctgagaagccccatgtttgtggggaatgTGGGCAAGGCTTTAGTCGCAGGTCACATTTTATCACACATGGatacatacaggagagaagccccatgtttgtcgGAGTGTTGGCGAGGCTTCAGAGATACATCAGGTCTTATCTAACACCACAggacacatacaggagagaagccccatgtttgtggggagtttGGGCGAGGCTTCAGAGATAGGTATCACACACAAGAGGATTCACACAGAGGAGAAACCAGATGTTTGCGGGGAGTGAGAGGTTCAGTCTCATCACACTCGAGAGGACACATTGGAGAGATACCTCATGATTGCAGAGTATTGACTGAGGTCAAGTCTCATTAAACTCCAGAGGTCACACTGGAGAATCCATGTTTCAAGCAAAAATGTCTAATGAACAGTAACATTTCTGCATCTACAAAGAACTAATCAGCCAGCACAACAGCATGACGTGTATGAGAAATAGACTTAGGAAAAGTTCCAATATCTTCCtttatattataaactttatCTTAGTATATTTCTCATCCATAATATTTCCTTCCCCCTGAAAGTAGGGGATATGCTCATACTATCAACAATTGTAAACAAAGAATCTGTCCCTGATTAAGTATTTGTGATCAGCATGTTACATTCTTAATAAATTGATTCCTAGGCTTAGGCAGAGAAGTCTTGTGTTTAAGAGGATTTATTTGAATGAATTATATCTCCTGGTAAATAAAacctttgtatatttgttttgctttgcaataaCTCAGACATTCTCCACAACTTACCTTTAACTTAGAAGCTGTATTCTTATATGTGAGAGTTCCTCATCTTATGTTACACCCTTAAGTATGTGTGCATTATTGCCTGCATCAACGTTTGTTTGGACCTGTGGTCCAATGCCCTACATTTGGGGCATGAAGCTTCCACTTGAGTTGATACCATATTTCATATAGTTAATCACTCATCATATACATCTTTTGTGCAACACAAATCTCAAACTTGAGTTGTACATAGGAGTCTTGGACTTCACCATTTAAGCTAACAACAGAACAGGGCTGTTAATGAGTGTGGTGAGTGACAGGGAAGAGAGATTTAAAAAGCATGCATATTAAAACCAGGGCCATAGgacatttttctttaacattgctgatctaggatggaccttgattagatccccagcattccatatagaacCCAAAGCAGGAaatatttctcagtgcatagtcagaaataacccttgactgtcatcaggtgtggcacaaaaaccaagataaataaaaaggacACACATTAATAAATTCCTGTTCAGACTCCTTGAAGAGTATACAGGGTTAGTAAAGAAAATGCTTGAATTGTCTGAAAGCCAATTGTATCTATTTTCAAAAAGGCAGAAGCAAATGTAGATATCTTGATACATAACACTCCCTCATTCTAACAGCAATGCTGCCTATTTCAGAATCAAAACAATCTGGACATTTATCAAGGAATGATAGAGCATGGcattctgttcttggacactgccTGAGCAGTGTTAATTGAACAATACACAGAGATCACAGAAATCAGCATACCAAGGATATATGGAGAGTTGATCGACTTGGTCCTATAAATTGAGTAACCAGAAGTTTGGGGAGTGGATTTTGAGGTCCTTGTAATGGAGGTGCAAACTAAAACTTAGTGTGGTCTGTGGTTTTAGAATGTGGATAATGAAATGTCATTTGCATCAAACaaaggttaaaaattaaaaattggggtcggcgaggtggcgctagagggaaggtgtctgccttgcaagcgctagccaaggaaggaccacggtttgatcccccggcgtcccatatggtccccccaacccaggggcaatctctgagcgcttagccaggagtaacccttgagcatcaaacaggtgtggcccaaaaaacttaaaaaaaaataaagaaaagaaaaattaaaaattatgagaacCTATGTTAATGCTTTctgcaatgttcagggtgtgagcTACTCAAATGTTCCTGAATGAAAATGTTTAACATATATGTACGACCCAATATTAACTacatggagagaagaaaagatacctTGTATTTCATTGCAACCTAACTGAATTTACAAGTGTCAGGTTTAGTAAATGTACCACAGAGGTCACACATTTACGATTTCATCAATtgtgatatatagaaaaaaatggaatatacAGTGTTATACAATGACATACATTGAAGTTGGAATAATAATTGATATTACAAAGTAGTAAATGGTAAGGAGTATAATTAGGAATTAGATTAGAGGTTGCATCGAAAAACTGTTAGAATATCAACATTATGTTACTAATGCTATTGTACCAATTGGATATAAATCATAATCTAGagtaggagccagagaggtagcaaggaggtagggagtttgccttgcatgcagaaggacggtgtatcgaattccggcatcctgtattatcccccaagcctgccaggatcgatttctgagcgtagagccagcagtaacccctgaacgctgacgggtgtgacccagaaacaaaaactagACTATTCTGGTCATGCCCCAATGATCACAGCTCCCCAGACTGGATTATGAAGATGACATTGCTAGAGAACCCAGGCAGGATCTTCCCTGCAGGACAGGACTGGGTAGCAGTGGGCACTCAGGACCCAAAATTCCAGGATACCACCATGACCCTGTCCAAAAGCCTCAGAGAATTTGCTTCATGTCTTGGGATGTCCAGTTACCAGACAAAAAACAATGGAAATAGCATCCAGGGATGGACATTGTTCATTATCTCCTGCGCGCTGTTACTAATATGGgcattttcttctttcagttCTGTGGAGGTATTACCCTGGTTTTACAAGATATTCATTGGCTGCACTCTGTGCTCTAAATAAGGCCCAAAGATGGGTctgttttatgtttctttgaaaCTGGTCCTACCATTTCTGATTAGGAATAGATTTACAGTTCCAGGCCAGGAAATGTCTGTTAAATAGCTGGAGTATGACTCTTTCAGTCTCCTGCTGGAAGTTGATTGACATCACAATaatctacttttttatttctctgtagtCAGACCTTGAGCAAGATACACCGATCAGCAGCCCTTGCTGCTTGGACCAATAAGTTCAGAGGTCTCCGTGCGTGCTGGGGTTTCTGGAGGGAAGATTTTCTTTCCAAAGTCCCTGGCCCTGATTCCTACCTCCTGCTCTTAGCACCCAGAAGCTGAAGCTACTACTCCATGTGAACAGCAGTGGCATCCAGGAAGATAGTTTCATTCCCATAGTGCCCCCTGCCTGCCACTGGGgtgaatatatatttctctttatctcttcctttattcatttaaaataattggtttacaatattgttgtcGCTGAATGTATATCATGCcgatcactttattttctttcaggacCCAGTTACTCTCTAGagggattatttccaactatcattgtcattgtgatCCCTATGTCCTAAGAGCAATTCCCCACTGATTGTACAAAGCTGCCAACTATTGACTAATCTTTCTGGCAACCTTCTTGAAAACCACAGTAACTACAGCCTGAAAATGGCAGTTATTCAAAATTCTATGTGCTGACAAGCATTTAAAGCTCCCATCCATCAAACCTTAATCCACGGATCTGTGACAACATCCGTAAACTGATCCATTAACAGATGCCTTGCAAATCTCTACTAATATCCAAGGTGTCGCATCTCATCACCAGAATTCACTAGCTGTCTTGGTAATGGCTGCACCTGTGTGTAAACACCTATGGACAGACACAGGTCTAACGGACTCCTCCGAGTGTACCTGGTTCCCTTCTCTGTCCAGGGACAGTAACTCTTACCTGTGCCCAGGGAGAGCAGAAAGAATTCTCCATGTCCAGTCCATCATGAGGGCTGTGCAGTCACAGTGATTATTGGGAAGCATTTGTTAATTGGGGTAAACTTCTCTAattaaatagatttaaatttatttgcataGTAAGCAGTGAGAATATAATATGCTCAATTCAATAAGAATTGAGGGAGTTATGCAGATTTTCTCTGAAATGTCTATGGCTGATTATTTGAAGTATGACATCACACACTATCTTTTGATGTATTGTAAGGAAAGATCCTGTCTGAGAAACTAGGATGACAGAACCTGCTTTTACAGAGATTTTTCTGAATGCCATAGATTCCTCTATTGCTCTTTTCATTGATATGAAACATTTGATTTGAGGTATTTTGCAATCTGTGTTTACAatttgattttgttattgttttgggatcacacctggtgacacttagggcttctggctatgcaatcagaaattgctcctggcttgggaggactatACAGTATgcagggggtcaaacccaggtcagtcctaggtcacctgcgtgtaaagcaaatgccttactgctgcccTATTTTGTGGCCCCTGTTTTTACAATTGGAATTAATTCTAAGTTAACAGATCATCTGCTCCTTACTTTGAATTTTTCCAGAAACACTGGGAATATTATAAAGATGGTCATGACATTTTATGTACGTTctgtaatagaaaaaatattgggAATCAATTCTGGGTAACATGAGTCCCAGGGCTGCAGGGCCACACGCTGAGAGACCAAGCCTGCCCAGGACCATTATATAGTTGGCAGTGGTTCTTGTGGGCCAGCAGTCAGGTCGAGCCTTGTGCCCACCCAGGATGCCAGCATTTAACAACAGCCCCACCTGAAATCTCCACCAGGAGAAATTAAAACAACATATACattttattcctcctggtgtcTGAGGCCTGTCACCAGTACTCGGGGGTTTCAGAGTGTGAGTGGAATTCACCAGCCAGAGTTGCCCATAGAGAGCTTTggttcaaagaagaaagagaaaggaatcgATACAAAGCAGGCGGCATCTCTTCGATGCTATATCTGTGGCCTTTCTTGGTCACTATCCTAAGCCACCCTGCAAAGGCCTAACTCTTTCCTTTTATATCCAGCATGACAAGGGGGCATGTCCAGGGGCATACACAGGTTCAGCTATCATTCAATGCAATTATCAAGGGATATTTCAAAGTTCAACTGCCATACATTGACACCTAcattttatactgtatttttattaattaaaaataaaaaaaataccttataacGTTGTTCATGACTGTTCTTCAGTAATACAATGGACACATTCCTTAATATTGCCACTATTTATTATTGGTATACAGTTTTGCTTCTGACTTCTCATCTGTCTGCTCTGGACAGATAATTTACTTCTTTGTATgttaaatttttccattttagatACTAGGTTATACTGTTAATGAGGAAGACTATTCATataactttatttcattttagcacacaattcttgtccagattgaCGGATTCAATTCTCATCTGTCACTGCCCCAACATAAAAGATAACAAACCTAAAACTTATATAGACATAAAGGTCAAAAAGCATTGATTTGCATGGGCTTCCTATCTTATCAACTGAATGCTGCCTAACCTCCcacatttatcttttttggggggtgttgttcgatatttgggtcacatctgccggcgcttaggagttactactggggagcggagagatagcatgaaggttgccttgcatgcagaacggtggttcgaatcctggcatcccatatggtcctcctaacctgccagaagcgatttctgagcatagtgccaggagtaacccctgagcgcagccaggtgtgacccaaaagccaaaaaaattattactactggctctgtgctcagaagttgctcctggcagtcttggggaaccataggggatgaaCCAGGGCCCATCCTgtgttggtggcatgcaaggcaaatgctttatcgcTATGCTATTTTTTGACCCCatgtatcatttttattcagaaaatatttacctGGTAGATAGAGGCAGATGGAGTTAAGGAATAAATGTACTTATGCAATACTTAATTCAACCAAGGTGGATCTTCACAAGAGGTGAGTGGAGGAAAGAATAAACTATTGCAAAGTCTTTTGTGACCTCTGAACGTTTTAGCTACACATTGTGTTGTTACATATCCAACCTTGTaagcctgtgcaaagcaaattcatTACTGGGATCCAAAATAAATACTGTACCGGCTATGCTACACTTTGTCCCATCCAGACCCTACTTACCGAGTGTGACTAGTGAGCAAAAAGAAAGAGTGAATATGAACATGGCTTAGTGGGAACactgaaaatatatacaaaatttaaaaagggggccggagcagtggtgcaagaggtagagcatttgccttgcatgtactaacataggacagactgtggtttgatggCCGGCActccaatggtcccccaagccaggattgatttgagtgcatagccaggagtaacccctgagcgtcactgggtgtggcctcccaaaataaaaaaatttaaaaaagagaaatatacttATTAATGTTTTAGAGGAATCTGCtacattaatatcattaaaatcattttctttctaggaacacacctggcaatattcaggggttcctcctgctctgCAAAAGGAAATTACTCCAGCTGTCTCAGGGACCTtaggggatgcctgggattgaaccctgatatGCCACCTGCAATGCATTAGTCCTCCATATGTCCCATAGCTCCAGCCCTAGTTGGGAAATTAAGTGGCATATATGGGCATCGTTTTTCAGTCCtgtgagtgtatcaccctggccTTCCCACCTGTGGTCATTGGCTCTACACTGAGTCCATTTCCTCATAGAAAGAAAGTTCCATCGCCTGATTCAAGACCAGAAGGAAAAATTCAATTTCTAGTCCCAAGTACTGGTGACTAGCTggagcctggccctttaagaaTCCAGCAGTAGTTTGATGTCAAGCAACCCGCTATCTTCCTTTCTGTGTTGCCAGACCTCGAGGGGGAAGCGCCATTTGGGCTCCGCCTCCTCAAGGGGGGGGCGCTCTGACTGCGGGGGGGCTCTGGAGGGACGACTTTCCGCCATCCATGGCAAGGTCGCTCTGAGCGCCAGGAGCAGCGGATCTCGGCAGGTGACCCTTTTGGTTGGGGAGTGGGCACCTCAGGATCCTGCAGGCCGGAGTCTTTCCCCCGGTGCTTGCGCTCGGCCCAGATTCTTGGGGTTCTTCTGCAGTTAAGgtccagaggcgatttctgagctcttagccaggagtaacccccgaacatcaaacgtgtgtggtccgtggtccgaaaaaccaagaaaaaaaataaatcctcagAAGCCGGAGACATagaatgaaggtagggcgtttgtcttgcatgcagatggacagtggttccaattccggcatcccttatggtcttctgagtcttccaggagcgatttcagagcatagggccatgagtagcccctgagcactgcaggatgtgactgaaaaaccaaaaataaagtaaaacaaaataaatttaaaatatcttcaattcattttttatctctcttcttttttcttctttctctctctctctcttttttttttttttttggtttttgggccacacccggccgtgctcaggggttactcctggctgtctgctcagaaatagctcctggtaggcacgggggactatatgggacaccgggattcaaaccaaccacctttggtcctggatcggctgcttgcaaggcaaacactgctgtgctatctctccaggcccatcttttttcttctttctcttggtcttctcttcttcccttcgtcctcctcttctatttctttctcttctttttctttctcctcttcatctACTTCCTCGTCTacttcccccttcttcctcctttttcttctcttcttctctttttccccttctttttcttctttctcttccacttcttcctccttttattcttcctcttcttcctcctcctccactttttccttcctctacttttttattcttccccttctttttcctcttcatattcttctttcttttcctcttctcacactttcttcaactcttcttaatattctcttcctgagtctctgagactacaatgattcctatgttgttcctgttgcatttatcaaggacttctattttcaactgCTCACATATTTTGAGTAGTAaattcattgtttgatcatttgctttaaaggttcttttccaatctcttctgctatgtgCAGTTGTTCTGCATCTgtccatcctcagctgctgttacacctttcattgaggtgttcatttcatccactgagattttcagacctcttatttcagttgtGAGTTCTGTCACTGtagtctgttcagatcgatctatgcttgctttgagttctttgagcatcttccatattaatactctaaaatttttatctgagaggcttttcagatcatcttcattctctatgcgtgGTATTATCATGCATTGCTTCTCCACTGCAACACTtctatagtggtttttactatgtgctgtgctggtTCATGGTTTAGAAGATGCTGACTGCACGGAGCTAAGTGGAGCTGCTGCACTCTTTTGGCTCCACCATATTGGGTGGGGCCTGTACCAGGATTGGGTACTGGAGTTTATGTtcaatggcatcttcttggctgccttgGGCAGAAAAGCAACAGGGAGCCAGGCAGCAGTCTCTTATAATGGCCCAGGAGATTGTGTTTGGTGGCTTCTTTttggctgtcttgggcagaaaagccTATGCACACTTTTGATGGAAgtcttgagtttttttcttttttaatacaagcatttttattttttcctagcaTAAGATAGTTTCCTCAGGAAAAGAAATACCTGAAATGTTCTATATTAACGATGCCTCATTTTTTACGGGGAAGGTTAAAGAATCATTTACTTATTCCATTCAAGCTTTGTTGGCCACACGTAGTGGTGCCAGGGGCACCAGTGTGCACAGTGTGCACCAGGAGAACACGTGCTCCCAGAATCTGCTGCAACTTCAAATATATTAGGCATATGCTCTACTATATAAGCAGACTCTGCAACCACTTCACCCAGGATACTCAAGGGGCAGTTAGGGAACATCCGgaccattcttggcagtgctgacTTGCACTCGCATTCTTGTAGTCTTGGTGGGCTCAGCTAGACCTGGATATTTAAGACTCTACTGGGATCTGGCATTTGTGGCTCAGAAACCTTGACCAATGTAGTCCTTGGAATAGGGTTGGGGGTCAACTGAACATCAGCATCCCAACCCAAGAATTGTAGATGACAATAGTGACATGGGAGGCAGAAAACCAGAATATATGAACAGAGATTAGAGCCACCAGGGACAGGAGTTTGAGACCCATCACTACATTACTGGTGGGAATCATTTGGATCCTTATGCCATTGGATAGCCCTTTAGAAATGATACGCAAATGACTCAGTTGAAGGGTGCCTAGAGACATTTGCTTTAGCCCAAACTATGGGTCCCCAAACTATGGCCCGCCCACAGGACACCCGAGGCCTACTTAGGACATTTATCCAGCTGGTTGGgtgtttctgctgctgctgcctgtcctgcttagaagCTGACTCGTTCTGAGATTGTAGTGCTCATATGTGAGATGTGTGCTGCACTCTCCAActcctcacttctctctctcaactctgataagtttgttgattaaaatgtacttttcttcattttaaatagtgtatttgtttcatttttcttgaaaataatatgttggaagtgtgcatagaaatgtgctgttttgggcccagagagatagcacaacggtgtttgccttgcaagcagccgatccagcacctaaggtggttagtttgaatcccagtgtcccatatggtcccccgtgcctgccgggagctatttatgagcagacagccaggagtgacccctgagcaatgctgggtgtggcccatacccCCCACCCAAATgtgctgttttctatttttaaaaaattccatttttaagctttatttattgattgatttgttgaTTGTtcgttggtttctgggccacacccagaagcacttaagggttattcctgcctatgcactcagaaattacccctggcaggcttggggaccatatgggatgctaggaattgaactgggtcccttctgactgggccacatgcaagacaaatgccctactgctgtgctatctctctggccccaaatttgtccttttctaaaaatatttgaatattttaaaatatgttaaaatgttttctatttaaaattttttgtttttttttgggggggggccacacccggcagtgctcaggggttactactggctatgcgctcagaaatcattcctggcaggttaggggaccatatgggatgctgggattcaaaccaccatccttctgcatgcaaggcaaatgctctaacttcaagccatctctcctgctccatatttaaaaatattttgaatgttttattttttttgtttgtgttttaagGCCATAACCAGCCAccctcagaggtcactcctggctttgggctcagaatttgctcctggctcctgataccatatgggatgccggggatcaaacctgcatccatcctgggttagctacactcaaggcaaatgccctaccacagtgctaccaCTCTTGTcctgtttttaatgttttaaaatgttaaaaaaattttttttgttttagttctttgggtcatacccagcagcaatcaatggacactcctggctctgctcaaaaatcgcttctggcaggctcgggggaccatatgggatgtttgggttgaaaccactatccttctgcatgcaaggcaaattctctacctacatgctatctctccagccccttaaaatattttaaaattttttaaattttttttgggggggcacacccagcagcacttgggggttactcctggctctatgctcagaaatcgctcctggg
This is a stretch of genomic DNA from Suncus etruscus isolate mSunEtr1 chromosome 5, mSunEtr1.pri.cur, whole genome shotgun sequence. It encodes these proteins:
- the LOC126008749 gene encoding LOW QUALITY PROTEIN: histone-lysine N-methyltransferase PRDM9-like (The sequence of the model RefSeq protein was modified relative to this genomic sequence to represent the inferred CDS: substituted 1 base at 1 genomic stop codon), producing MFAAEPKPEIYPCSFCSRNFSNQNFLNHHMNTIHPSWIVPGALPKEQASSENSYPRNQNQCQKHSNTYNDKTRNDILESQKHKESSIPLDKKISRALSILSYSQIGSSNKHEISNEEKTKTWHTLNPEDTGKVGQGLGIIRFLRDKNGECGQGFSQKSKLITHQKTHNGEKSHVCRECGRGFNLRSSLIIHQRIHTGEKPYVCRECGRGFSQRSHLITHQRIHTGEKPHVCWECGRSFSQRPNLITHQSIHTGEKRHICGECGRGFTNRSGLIQHQRTHTGKKPHVCGECGRGFRVSADLVTHQRTHTGEKPHVCRECGRGFSQRSSLIIHQRIHTGEKPHVCGECGRGFTNRSGLITHQRTHTGEKPHICRECGRGFSQRSSLITHQRIHTGEKPHVCGECGRGFTDRSGLTRHQRTHTGEKPYVCRECGRGFIQRLYLITHQRIHTGEKPHVCGECGRGFTDRSGLIKHQRTHTGEKPHVCRASCWRGFRDTSGLIXHHRTHTGEKPHVCGEFGRGFRDSQTLSKIHRSAALAAWTNKFRGLRACWGFWREDFLSKVPGPDSYLLLLAPRS